In Chaetodon auriga isolate fChaAug3 chromosome 22, fChaAug3.hap1, whole genome shotgun sequence, the genomic window cctgacctcacctgcgctgtgattggctgcaggccAGAAACGTCCTGcacaggaaacatttcagtATAATTGGATGATAATGATTTTTACTGAAATAAGATTTTACATGCAGGACTTTGATTTATAACAGAATATTTCTACACTGTAGTATTAATACTTCTTCCACGACTGCATCCTGAATACATTATGATCCGCTGTACGTTTAGTGtaggcagctgtttgcagctGTACTGTGAATGAACGTCCACTAATTATTCCAAGTCATCTGAACCTTCCAGCCTCGCCTGaatcagctcagtgtgtgagATCAGAGTTggttctttgtgtgtttgagtcaaATGTTTCACCTTCTGCAGACAGTTTGAAGCCCAAATATAGACCCGGCCATGGAAACTGTCTCTACctgcctccccccccccccccctgtaTAATTGAATATAGACTCCAGCAGGCGCTCACTGATCTGCTGTGAGGGTCTCTGAGTTCAGGACAAATggaaaactctgtgtgtgtgtgtgtgtgtgtgtgtgtgtgtgtgtgtgtgtgtgtgtgcgctcagaTGGTGTCAGATTTGTCAGGCCAGAGGTCAGTTTATTTCCAGCGTCTCTCTTCATCACACaactgtctctcacacacactcggtCCGATGTGTCCGTCATTCGCTGCTCAGCGTGAAGATTATTGAATGAACACGGAGAATTAAGAACAAGCAGCGAGTATTAAGGACTGAGGCCTGCTCAGACTGTCGCCTTTCTGACCATTTTACCTCCCTGGTCTCCTGGACTGTAGTATCTGTAGGTACTAGTATCTGGGAgcagtgtgttttattactgcagacagcagcagtgtaaaAGGTGTTTCAAGTGTTTCAGCTTTCAACATTAAAAGTGCTCATAATGTGGAAAAATAGCCCCTCAAAAGCACCTCAAAACTGTACACAAGTACTGTACTTGACTAAATGTACTTTTTATACAATGAAGTACATGTACTCAAtgactgtacttcagtacaattttgTTGTACTTCTaatttacttgagtattttcattttgagctACTACTTTTTATTCTGTAACATCTGAACTCTTAAACTTTCATTTATCTGGATGCTCTGCTGCCACCTAGTGAGCAAAAGGCGTCATTACACCCAGCGTGACCCTGAACTCACCGTCAGGTTTTCACATGCAAGGACTTTGTTTTGGTGTCACAAGAAACAAAgttagagagaagaaaaaaactacCTTTTGCATTTATCAGTCTGATGCAAAGAGGAATGAATATGAGGTTATAATTTAAAGCACCTTGGCAGCAATGATGGAATGAAAAGAACTACGTTAATATaaatagtagtagcagtagtagtagtagtattttaATTATGACTGAAACATCCTGCTACTTCATCCAAAGATTCAGCCTCTTGTGTTTGGTCGTAGTTTCACACTTTGTCCACTAGATGTCAGGACAGACCTGATGTCTCCTTCTCgtccttctgtcctcctctgctgtgtttcaagCAGAAACTCTGAGTCATCGCTGTCGAACGCTGTGATGCTTCTTTCTCGTTCTTGATTGGCCTGATCCTGTGAGGTTTCTGAAGGGAGCTTTCGATGCCGCTCgctgctgtctttgtcaaaATTCATCTTTCTCAGCTTCAGTACGTTCTTAACGTGAcgttttattgtgaaaattcTCCACAGAAACATTAGAAGAAGTGCTGTTAGCTGCTCAGAGTTGAACATGTTTCCCATTCACTTCAATGCAGTCAGAGTGTTGCAGGAGCAGCATCTGGTGGCCAgtagaggaactgcagctcagGCTTTACACTGCGGCGGCTGCTGATTGGAAGCGAACACTGAAAATTAACAGAATAACACAACTATTGTTTCTCTGCCGTCCAATCAGATTAAAGCAGAGGCGGGCCTTTCACCTGAGCACATTGATTCTGCACATGACTCTTCCTGTGCagccttttcaaaataaaagcagcgtGCTATACACACAGCAAAGATTGAAGCTGATCCACACACTTAAATTTTACTCTGCATCAGTGAAACTGATTCAGCTGAGAGATaaacttgatttatttcagCAGCAAAACTGAACAAAGTGAAGATTAAAGATATTAAAAATGCTGATTCATGATCAGCTTGGGCGGcacagtggcgcagcaggtagtgcgtgtgCCTCACGCACCGAaccccgggtcgggcagggcctttctgtgtgaagtttgcatgttcttcccgtgcatgcgtgggttctctccgggcactccggcttcctcccacagaccaaaaaacatgctcattaggttaattggtgactctaaaaattgtccgtaggtgtgagttgtctgtctgtgtatgtagccctgcgatcggctggcgaccggttcagggtgtaccccgcctctcgcccattgctagctgggataggctccagccccccgcaaccccgaaaatgggatgcgcgggtaaagaagatgaatgaatgatcagCTTCTTTATGTCTGTTATGTATCTGAAAGAAAGAATAGACTCAATAGAAATATGatcaatcaataataataaaatagtattttttattttttaaaaatgcattaattatCTTGTACGTTAATATTATGTTGAAATGTTGAACATGAAGACTCAGcagaaagctccagaaacagctgctagCTTTCTACTCATGGTTACAATCACTTTGATATGAAacataactctgtgtgtgtgtgtgtgtgtgtgtgtgtgtgtgtgtgtgtgtgtgtgtctgtgtctgtgtgtctgtgtgtgtgtgtgcgtgtgtctgtgtgtgtgtctgtgtggttgctATGAACCCACTCAAAGCTTCCTTTGCAACAGGAAACAACTCATAACTTCATGGAAATGCCACAGTGCATATCTGCCAGATATGTtaatgagctctgtgtgtgtgtgtgtgtgtgtgtgtgtgtgtgtgtgtgtgtgtgtgtttaatgacaTGAGTTTGACTGAACAGTCAGCACATTCACTTACCTGTGAAACTATGACACACTGAGGGACAGATATAGTCTCAGATATGCGTGAATCATCTTTTCATCCACACTGAACATGAAGGTTCAGCTTTAACATCCAGTGTTTTCGTGTTTTCTCATGAGCTGAAGCTTTATTTGACCCTGCAGGTGACCTTTCTTGACGGCAGGTAGATGAAGTCTCGTGTCATTCCCAGCAGTTTTCACTCAGACTATTAACTCAGTAGAAAATTTTTTCTCATCACATCTTTTTGTCACTTTGCTGACTCAGCAGTTTCTCCTTCACCCCCCGCCCACCGTGCAGGAGCTTTCCACACCTGTCATTCTCcacctgtccaccagatgccctcGGACTCTCCACTCAGTCTCGCTCACCTGTTCACTCTCCTAAAGCGTGAACgcctgcagacacacctgcGTCTCATCATGccatcagtgtgtcagtgtatcACCGGGTCAGCAGCGCTGTGTCATGCTGCTCCTGCAGTCCAGCCTCCTGCACCTGTTCCTGACTTCGTACCTGGTGTCTGCAGCCCGTGTTTTCACCTGCTGCATGTTCACGACCTGCCTGGATCTGTCCGGCCTGACTGTCGGCTTTGCATTTAAAGAATCGAGTTGTTTTCCTTCACCCTGGTCTGTCGCAGCGTCTACGCGTCCAACACTTTCAGTCCTCATTTTAGAGATTTTGAAGTGTTTGTGATTGATTCTACGACTCTGAAAAGGTCAGAGAAAgtcacagacagaccacagacacaCGAGGCTCAGCTACCTCTTTCCTTTCTGTGAAATTTCTGAAGTAATTCTTATCTcgttttcatcatttcatcttcTTTCAGTGGTTAGACGGTGATCTGTGTGTGAGGCAGGCGTTTCCTGATGATGATCATAAAACAGAAACTCTTGCGAAGGTGAAGCTGTTTTGATTCAGTCTGATTAAttcttgttctgtgtttttttttttttcaggctctTTCCATTCAATGAAAATCTAAACATGAACAAAACTAAAAGTCCTGAACATCGTCGATCATTTCATTAATGATTCAGTTCTCAGACCTTCATTTAGTAAAATTCAGATAGACCAACAACAccatatatatacatgtactCTGATGTTATActacaggaaaaaacacagctcagagGGGTTTTCCATGTGTCGTATgtagtatgtacagtatgtgacagCACAGCTGTTGATAGCTGACAGACCGTCAGCGGCTTTGCTCAGAGGTCTCTGTCCTTAAGACTTTCTGATGTGCAGGAACCTTGAAAggataaaaactgaacatgtttCTCATTAAAGCTCCTCCGTATGTCGTTGGTTATGGGAGATGATGATTCTGAGCTGTATGGATGgcagactgaaatatcacaTCAACAATATGCTTGAGCGTTTTATACCTGCACGGTATCCAGAGGATTGCTCATTGTTCAATGTTATtcttgtgctttgtgtttattagcaaatgttagcatgctaacaatgctaagctaagatggtgatTATGGTGAACGTCACAATGTCGTGTGATCATGCTAGCACGCTGGCATTAGCACAAATGCTTAAATGCcgaagcacagcctcacagagatgcTAGCATAGCTGAAGACTTTTAATAATTTCAAGCATTTCGACAAGCTGTTGTTTACGTTCCCGGGGTTCTACGTTCTCCAGTTCAGTATTCTGTCAAAACACAATAACCTGTTGTGTTCAGTTCAAAACCCAAACCCCGACCCTGCGAGCGTAGGAACGAGTCTCTTTGAACAGGCAGTGTGAGGATGAAACACGGTGCTTCTGCCAACATGAAGAGGCCATCTGAAGCTtcgcctgcagcagcagcagcagcagcagcagcggtgcagAGTATTATCTGACATCTTTAGACATGCAGAACTTGTTTCCTTTCTCCTGCAATAGCATCTGCAAGATGCTGACTAACACtgaaacccacacacacacattaaatgcaCACTCAGAGAGCGACCACAGACAGAGGCGGGGGGTAAAAGTCTCTCAATGTCTTCACGGTTTCCATCGCTGTCCTGCTGAAGACCGCCCCCTCGATGCCCCCCTTCTCCAGACGACAGCAGAAATGTGAGTTGAAGATAAAGTTGGGACCGACAGAAACTCTGCGCAAGTTCTCGTTTCTGAGTGGCAGCCGCCTCGTGTGTCACCTCCAGCCTGCTCTTTATTTATCATCTGATTGTTTCCTCATTTGAACTGAAGGCTTCATGTGTTCAGAATCAGAGCTGTTTGACGCATAAAGGTTCATTACAAGTTGGGTCTTAAAGTCTGgtgatatttttcattttagatttCATGAAAGGTCTTTACTAAAGAAAAagttctatgtgtgtgtttgtctcacagcACCGaacgtggattcatccgccgctgaaaatagtcccaacaaatgctccatttcctcctgtttgagcgATGAAAACTACGgcaagcagctgtttgaggaaactACTGAACCATTTCAACATGAAAGTATTTATTTatgaggtgtttttaaagatttatgtcttcagtaggaGCCAATGGGCTTGAAGCTGAGAGCATGTTGAGCATTGGATTCAttaacagtaagaaaaatatacaataacACCATGTATGTGTACATGGTGTTattgtatatgtacatgtacagtgtgcatgtttttgtgttatgGGTCTGCAGATGCTGCATCTCATTTTGATCTGATCTAATAAAACTGAACGCTCCTTTAAAGAAATGATTGAAAGTTATTtatctgtcagtttgtcttaTCAGTGGTTTAGACTGTTCAttgaccacacaaacacacagctctgctctccagcGCTGTGGGGAAGCACAGCGCCAGTTCTTAGAAATCACAACCTCACAAATACAGAGCATTcacagtgcattgtgggtaaggGCTGCAGTTACAGTAAAGAGGGCTACCTGCCGTTTACCAGAAGTGAtgtcacaggaagtgacatcgtGGCTGTGGGTTGGAGGCAGGGCGGGGGTCTGAGTTCTTGTGGCGGCAGGAATACCCCAACCCGCCGGCGTGTCTGCAGAGGATCATGGTCTCTGAGGAGCAACAGTTAGTCTGCGTTTTGTTCAGTATCTTGTTCTGGTGTTGAAGTAAATGCAGGATCGTAGTTGTCCTGctgacgtctgtctgtcttcagcaaCCAGCAGGACCCGTCCACTGTGTCTGTGACCACAGTCAGCATGGAGTcgtgtatttatttatcttttttaatCACAACTATTAATAACAAATGTGATCATTTATGAAGTTTTGCAACCGTTTAACAATGCTGGAACGTAAACTAGTCCATTTAATCAAGTACTGCATTTAGACACAGTTTGGAGGTACTTGTTTGACGGCTACAGgtactagttactttgcagattgatattttacataaaatacataaaatacagCACATTAAATCAgtggtttccagtctttgtggcCTCTTATGAAGAAGCAGTTTCTGGCTGTGTCTTCATGTCATTTCAGACGTCTACGAGTTGTTAGATTTCCACCAAAGAGACGTTTCCACTCCGATCTTCccacatggtttcatttaaatgactgGTGGAGTTATTGTTAGGTGTGGCCTTAGTAATAATGAGCATATGGTGTAGAAATAAAGATATAAAGAGCATGAAAGTCCTCGTATGGAGGAGGTGGGATGAACAGTAATGTACTGCGTTTAACCCATAATCATTTCCTAAACCTACGCAAAGTGGGGATGACGGTTTGCTTGTCGCTGGGTTTGCTTATGTTTGAGGCCCATAGAGGTGAAATTATCCAGTATTTTACAATAAGCTTTAAGGTTTTTTCTTTATAATCTCACGACCCCTCAGATGTAttttgtgaccctttggaggggcccaACCCCTGGGTTGAAAAACCACCGGACTAAACTAGTTAACTGTATGTAAAGTAGTTCAAACTAGCTCCATGTTAATCAGctataacattaaaatgttgctcTACCATTCACGTATCAGCATCAACAATCTAACATTGTGatgtataataataaatgaacgGCCACACGATGATGCTGAAGGCTTCGCAGTGTTTAAAAGGACCACATGCTTCTATTTGTTTGTCAAAGGATCTGCTTTTCACTTGGAAACTGTGAGTCCAAGCAGACTGAAATGAGATGCGGCGTTGCACAAGGCTCAATCATTGGGCCTCTTCTGTTCAGCATTTGCATGTTTCCATTACAAGACACAGAACAGAACCACTCTgttttatgcagatgacacccaGTTGTACAGAGAAGTGTAACCAAAGCTGATTCTTGACCTTGGACATAAcaattgaaaaaataatctcAGTAATcgaagctgttctggagctttcagtctTGTCAGCGAGGCCCACTGTTCCACTCTCTCATGACCTTTATGGTCCTCTTATCTATTCTGACTTTAACCATAAGATGTCATCAAAGTACCTTGAGGTGAGACAGTTTAGTCAAATCAGTGAGTGGTTATGTCTGAACTTCCTTCATCCAAATGCttataaaactgaaaaagaaaaaactgtctTTGCTGGAAAAAAGTGAACTAGTCTTGACTCTGTCACAGAACTCTGGGTGCTATCATGGACTCGGAGCTAAACTTTAACAACCACATCGAATCAATGACAAAGTGCATCAGAAAACGCagttctttctgttttattcagttGCATTTGTCTTCATGCCAATcaataaatacacaataaataATCAACAATCAGTCACAGCAGAATGATTCACGATTAAATAAACACCttaaatatcaaataaatatagaaaattaCAACATgttaagaaaatacaaaaatccCTGAACAGTATGGTACTTCTACTACAGCTGCAGAGTAGCTGTGCTGTAGTGAAGTACTCCAGTGCTGTAGTACATCAGCATTAAACTATGGTGTACTTTGTACtgtaaacatcatcatcagttttttTACTCAGTACAGTAATGTTGGTGGGAGTTTGTTGGAGCGACATCCAATCACAAAGCTTAAAATATTATTATTCTATCTGCCTGATTTTCTGAGCATTAAATCATCTGCAGTTTTTAAATaagtaaaaatgaagaaatcaaGTACTTCCAGGAGATATTGCCAAATACTGCGATTGACAAAGTGAAACTGTTGAATACAACTCGTTAACTTCTCACAGGATCAAACCACCGCACTGCTTTCAAGTATCAAACACCAAACTTTCGTAGAAAAATATACAGATTTTTACAAAATTATCGTATTTCTTAGGCTTAGACTGCTGGTTCACTGTAACTGTAATAAATATCTAGGAAATAATCTCTTTAAAAAcctctaaaaacagaaaaaagtaagaaaaaattGGCACACTGGTGtaaatttttgtattttttgttctcgtaatgtttcatgttcatattcattaaatgtttttttccatctctaaCTTGTCATTAATCCTGCGTCTGTGTTTTAACATGATTGCGTTTTAGTTTCGTCGCGTCACCGTTGACGTCGTCGCTGCGCCTGTTTTAGCCGCTCAGGTGAGTTTTGACCCTCCGTGCTTGCCGCCTCCGCCGTCGCCTCCTCTGCATCTCAGTGTTGTCAGGCAGCGAGCTCGCCTCCTCATAGAGCCACGGCAGCTCCCACAATGCTTTGCTCTGGATGACAAAGTTATCCATctgggggagggagagaaactgACATTAATTTCTCAAAGTCAAACGATGGAATTTGTttgcaaaacagtaaaaacacagttcacacagcagcacagcacaaacCTTAAGAGCCTGACTTTAAGCCCTGCATAAGACGGCCACAGGCCCAGTGCAGAGCTTCAAGGAGCCAAAGCCCCCCAAAAGCCCTACATAAACCTTTGATAAGCTTATCTTTCAGCCTTACTTAAAGCCTGCGTAAACCTTCTGAAGGTCCTACGTTTTAAGGCCTACATGAACCTTTCCTGAACCCTCTGTTAAGCCCTGTAAGACATCTGTAAGCCCCGACAACCTTTCCAGAAGCCTGACTGTaaatgcaacacaaagctgCTACAGAAGCCTGGATAAGCCGTACTTCAAGCCTGCATAGGCCCTCCTTAAACCCTGTGTAATCCTTCCACGAGCCTTACTTTCAGCCTACGTTAGGCCAGCAGTCAGGCCCATGTAAACTTTTGTCCGTCTCTCAGTGAGTCTATGTCTCTCTACCTGGATGTGTCTCAGAGACTGCAGTCCCTGCAGAAGCTTCTCCTGCTCGTGGTATCGCTGTTTCCTCAGCTCCTGGACCTTCTTCAGGATGTAGCCCAGCTCCTTCCTGACATCGACACCTGCTCCCGTCCCAGCACCGCCGGCGGTACCGGCAGTGGGGATGACAGCAGAGGCTGGATCCATGTTGCTGCTGGCGGTCTGGGGACTCTGGGTGGGCAGCTGCTTCATCATATGGCCAATCAGCTTTTCGTACGTCTCCAGAACGCCACCCATAAACACCCTCTttgcctgagagagaaacaggtgaGATCAACACACGATGTAGTTTCTGGTTTCTGGCAGGTGATATTTAAACTGCTTTTAACCAAATAACACTGATGGTTCAGATGTGTTTTAGCTTGTTAAGTGCAAATCCTGAATGTGTCCTGTTTTTTGCAGCGAGTTTGGAATCAGT contains:
- the LOC143315039 gene encoding interferon gamma-like, giving the protein MVATARAVVFLCLWLAVCQVRGSHIPVKMNRTIQNLLQHYRISPKDRFDGRPVFSREPLTAKMEAKRVFMGGVLETYEKLIGHMMKQLPTQSPQTASSNMDPASAVIPTAGTAGGAGTGAGVDVRKELGYILKKVQELRKQRYHEQEKLLQGLQSLRHIQMDNFVIQSKALWELPWLYEEASSLPDNTEMQRRRRRRRQARRVKTHLSG